Proteins encoded in a region of the Paucibacter sediminis genome:
- the tal gene encoding transaldolase, producing the protein MTNQLEQLKRFTTVVADTGNFLQLAQFTPRDATTNPSLILKAVLSPDYAPLLKDTVAAHRGEPLDAIVDQVLVRFGLEILKVVPGRVSTEVDARLSFDTAATIARAHRLIKLYEAAGIGRERVLIKIASTWEGIQAARALEREGIHCNLTLLFAFCQAVACGEAGVQLISPFVGRIYDWYKKSAGSAWDEAAKAGANDPGVQSVAQIFAYYKKHGVATEVMGASFRNIGQIQALAGCDLLTISPDLLAQLQASEAPLTRALNADAARSAELPKVSYDEAGFRYALNQDAMATEKLAEGIRLFAIDAGKLDQLIESL; encoded by the coding sequence ATGACGAATCAGCTGGAACAACTCAAGCGCTTTACGACGGTGGTGGCCGACACCGGCAACTTCCTGCAGCTGGCGCAGTTCACGCCGCGCGACGCGACCACCAATCCCTCGCTCATCCTCAAGGCCGTGCTCTCGCCCGACTACGCGCCTCTGCTGAAAGACACCGTGGCGGCACATCGCGGCGAGCCGCTGGACGCCATCGTGGACCAGGTGTTGGTGCGCTTCGGCCTCGAGATCCTGAAGGTGGTGCCGGGCCGCGTGTCGACCGAGGTCGATGCCCGCCTGAGCTTCGACACCGCGGCCACGATTGCGCGTGCGCATCGCCTCATCAAGCTCTACGAGGCCGCCGGCATCGGCCGCGAGCGGGTGCTCATCAAGATCGCCTCCACCTGGGAGGGCATCCAGGCGGCGCGCGCGCTGGAGCGGGAAGGCATCCATTGCAACCTGACCCTGCTGTTCGCCTTCTGCCAGGCGGTGGCCTGCGGTGAGGCCGGCGTGCAGCTGATCTCGCCCTTTGTCGGCCGCATCTACGACTGGTACAAGAAGAGCGCCGGCAGCGCCTGGGACGAGGCCGCCAAGGCCGGGGCGAACGATCCCGGCGTGCAATCTGTGGCGCAGATCTTTGCCTATTACAAGAAGCATGGTGTCGCCACCGAGGTGATGGGCGCCAGCTTCCGCAATATCGGCCAGATCCAGGCGCTGGCGGGTTGCGATCTGCTCACCATCAGCCCCGACCTGCTGGCCCAGTTGCAGGCCAGCGAGGCGCCGCTGACGCGCGCGCTCAACGCCGATGCCGCGCGCAGTGCCGAGCTGCCCAAAGTCTCCTACGACGAAGCGGGATTCCGCTACGCCCTCAACCAGGATGCCATGGCCACCGAGAAGCTGGCCGAGGGCATCCGCCTGTTTGCCATCGATGCCGGCAAGCTGGATCAGCTCATAGAAAGCCTCTGA
- the pgi gene encoding glucose-6-phosphate isomerase produces the protein MSYPRCDQSPAWAALQDHYRRSGAQFDLRAAFAAEPERFAQWSLQAPEVFADLSKNRIEAATLDLLVQLAEGCQLGAQREAMFKGEPINHTEGRAVLHTALRAPAGAAPFSDEVQASLARMLAFAESVRAADSGIRDVVHIGIGGSDLGPAMVVQALQAFAKPGLRLHFVSNVDGHDLAPVLRELDPARTLFVIASKTFTTQETLANALAAKAWFLAAGGSDVGRHFVATSSNTAAAAEFGIHTTFGFWDWVGGRYSLWSVIGLPIAIAIGAEHFRALLAGAWAMDEHFRAAPLRQNLPALLGLLDIWYRNFHGFTSRSVAPYHQGLKRLPAYLQQLEMESNGKGVDREGQALPYGTSPVVWGEAGTNGQHAYFQMLHQGTDVIPVEFIAVKTPTHGPQVTGELAERLADQHVKLLANCLAQSQALMQGKSVEEALHERAPTASKSLGVLTVARHRSFPGNRPSTTLLLETLNPRSLGALIALYEHRVFVSGALWGINSFDQWGVELGKALCSSLLPRLGSGDVAGLDASTAGLLQKLRA, from the coding sequence ATGTCCTATCCGCGTTGTGACCAGAGCCCGGCCTGGGCGGCTCTGCAAGACCACTACCGGCGCAGCGGCGCGCAATTCGATCTGCGCGCGGCCTTTGCCGCTGAGCCGGAGCGGTTTGCGCAGTGGTCCCTGCAGGCGCCCGAGGTGTTTGCCGACCTGTCCAAGAACCGCATCGAGGCGGCCACCCTGGACCTGCTCGTGCAACTGGCCGAGGGCTGCCAGCTGGGCGCACAACGCGAGGCGATGTTCAAGGGCGAGCCCATCAACCACACCGAGGGGCGTGCCGTGCTGCACACGGCGCTGCGCGCGCCCGCCGGCGCGGCACCCTTCAGCGACGAGGTGCAGGCCTCGCTGGCGCGCATGCTGGCCTTTGCGGAAAGCGTGCGCGCCGCGGACAGCGGCATCCGCGACGTGGTGCACATCGGCATCGGCGGCAGCGACCTCGGCCCCGCCATGGTGGTGCAGGCCCTGCAGGCCTTTGCCAAGCCTGGCCTGCGCCTGCACTTCGTTTCCAATGTGGACGGGCATGACCTGGCCCCGGTGCTGCGCGAGCTGGATCCTGCGCGCACCCTGTTCGTGATCGCCTCCAAGACCTTCACGACCCAGGAGACGCTGGCGAATGCGCTGGCGGCCAAGGCCTGGTTCCTGGCCGCCGGCGGCAGCGATGTCGGCCGCCATTTCGTGGCCACCAGCAGCAATACCGCGGCGGCGGCCGAGTTCGGCATCCACACCACCTTCGGGTTCTGGGACTGGGTGGGCGGGCGCTACTCGCTGTGGTCGGTGATCGGTCTGCCGATTGCGATCGCCATCGGCGCCGAGCATTTCCGCGCCCTGCTGGCCGGCGCCTGGGCCATGGATGAGCATTTCCGTGCCGCGCCGCTGCGCCAGAACCTGCCGGCGCTGCTGGGCCTGCTCGACATCTGGTATCGCAACTTCCATGGTTTCACGAGCCGCAGCGTGGCGCCTTATCACCAGGGCCTGAAGCGCCTGCCCGCCTATCTGCAGCAGCTCGAGATGGAGAGCAACGGCAAGGGCGTGGACCGCGAGGGTCAGGCCTTGCCCTATGGCACCAGCCCGGTGGTCTGGGGCGAGGCCGGCACCAATGGCCAGCATGCCTACTTCCAGATGCTGCACCAGGGCACGGACGTCATCCCGGTCGAGTTCATCGCGGTGAAGACGCCCACGCATGGCCCGCAGGTGACGGGCGAGCTGGCCGAGCGTCTGGCCGACCAGCATGTCAAGCTGCTGGCCAACTGCCTGGCGCAGTCGCAGGCGCTGATGCAGGGCAAGTCGGTCGAGGAGGCGCTGCACGAGCGCGCGCCCACGGCGTCCAAGTCACTCGGCGTGCTGACGGTGGCGCGCCATCGCAGCTTCCCGGGCAACCGGCCCAGCACCACCTTGCTGCTGGAGACACTCAACCCGCGTTCGCTGGGTGCGCTGATCGCGCTCTACGAGCACCGCGTGTTCGTGAGCGGCGCGCTGTGGGGCATCAACAGCTTCGACCAATGGGGCGTCGAGTTGGGCAAGGCCCTGTGCAGCAGCCTGTTGCCGCGCCTGGGCAGCGGTGATGTGGCGGGCCTGGATGCCTCGACCGCGGGGCTGCTGCAGAAGTTGCGCGCATGA
- a CDS encoding HAD family hydrolase translates to MNIVFDFGGVVFRWHPPSFLARVWPHRVPDLAAAEATAAAFFENYGGDWGAFDQGLIDAPTVVRRIAARTGWPEAEVAAVVAAVPDELQALPGTVALIQELKAAGHRLFYLSNMPEPYAEHLERAHPLRQWFEGGVFSGRVKHSKPREEIYRIAEQRFGVAPQSLLFLDDHPANITAAKARGWQALLFSNAEALRPELRALKLL, encoded by the coding sequence ATGAACATCGTGTTCGACTTTGGCGGTGTGGTGTTCCGCTGGCACCCGCCCAGCTTCCTGGCGCGCGTCTGGCCGCATCGCGTGCCCGACCTGGCCGCTGCCGAGGCCACTGCAGCGGCCTTCTTCGAGAACTACGGCGGCGACTGGGGCGCCTTCGATCAGGGGCTGATCGATGCGCCGACGGTGGTGCGGCGCATTGCGGCGCGCACCGGCTGGCCCGAGGCCGAGGTGGCCGCGGTGGTGGCGGCGGTGCCCGATGAATTGCAGGCCTTGCCCGGCACGGTGGCGCTGATCCAGGAACTCAAGGCCGCCGGTCATCGGCTTTTCTATCTCTCCAACATGCCCGAGCCCTATGCCGAGCACCTGGAACGCGCGCATCCGCTGAGGCAGTGGTTCGAGGGCGGCGTGTTCTCGGGGCGGGTGAAGCATTCCAAGCCGCGCGAGGAAATCTACCGCATCGCCGAGCAACGCTTCGGCGTGGCGCCGCAGAGCCTGCTGTTCCTGGACGATCACCCCGCCAACATCACGGCCGCGAAGGCGCGCGGCTGGCAGGCGCTGTTGTTCAGCAATGCCGAGGCGCTGCGACCGGAGCTGCGCGCGCTGAAGCTGCTCTAG
- the zwf gene encoding glucose-6-phosphate dehydrogenase: MSFDLVFFGGTGDLTWRKLMPALFQAFRHGKLPEGGRILAVARDEMPDARYREWLKERFREVEGPKRPSDEEFEKFAALVHYRRMDLSQPAHYQHLKDWLAERQADTVVMYLATSPHLFTQICEQLGAAGLNEPRVRVVLEKPLGHDLASAQQINRVVRSVFAESQAFRIDHYLGKPSVQNLMALRFGNALFEPLWHRESIANIQITLAESLGVGTRGPFYDGTGALRDMIQNHALQLLTMIAMEPPSTADADAIRDEKLKVLRSLKPFTPETVARDVVRGQYRAGTVDGKAVVGYLDEGKISADSACETFVALRTEVQNWRWAGVPFYLRTGKRLAARDAQIVVNFRPVPHPIFPGSNRANRLVIKLQPEDGLELQLLAAKGGAHGEALSPVSLDLDFDKAFAANRVGAYERLLLDAIAGRLNLFVRSDEQEQAWRWVEPILDAWKQDPASLRTYGAGSWGPPAASALVARDGFAWAEEQ, from the coding sequence ATGTCCTTCGATCTCGTTTTCTTTGGCGGTACCGGCGACCTCACCTGGCGCAAGCTGATGCCGGCGCTGTTCCAGGCCTTCCGTCATGGCAAGCTGCCCGAGGGCGGCCGCATCCTGGCGGTGGCGCGCGACGAGATGCCCGACGCGCGTTACCGCGAATGGCTGAAGGAGCGCTTCCGCGAGGTCGAGGGGCCCAAGCGCCCCAGTGACGAGGAGTTCGAGAAGTTCGCCGCCCTGGTGCACTACCGGCGCATGGATCTCTCGCAGCCCGCGCATTACCAGCACCTGAAGGACTGGCTGGCCGAACGCCAGGCCGACACCGTGGTGATGTACCTGGCCACCAGCCCGCATCTGTTCACGCAGATCTGCGAGCAGCTCGGCGCCGCCGGCCTCAACGAGCCGCGCGTGCGCGTGGTGCTGGAAAAACCGCTGGGGCATGACCTCGCCAGTGCTCAGCAGATCAACCGCGTGGTGCGCTCGGTGTTCGCCGAAAGCCAGGCCTTCCGCATCGACCATTACCTCGGCAAGCCCTCGGTGCAGAACCTGATGGCGCTGCGCTTCGGCAATGCCTTGTTCGAACCGCTCTGGCACCGCGAGAGCATTGCCAATATCCAGATCACGCTGGCCGAGTCGCTGGGCGTGGGCACGCGCGGCCCCTTCTACGATGGCACCGGCGCGCTGCGCGACATGATCCAGAACCATGCGCTGCAGCTGCTCACCATGATCGCCATGGAGCCCCCCTCCACGGCCGACGCCGACGCGATCCGCGACGAGAAGCTCAAGGTGCTGCGCTCGCTCAAGCCCTTCACGCCCGAGACGGTGGCGCGCGACGTGGTGCGCGGCCAGTACCGCGCCGGCACGGTGGACGGCAAGGCCGTGGTGGGCTATCTGGACGAGGGCAAGATCTCGGCCGACAGCGCCTGCGAGACCTTTGTGGCCCTGCGCACCGAGGTGCAGAACTGGCGCTGGGCCGGCGTGCCCTTTTACCTGCGCACCGGCAAACGCCTGGCGGCGCGCGACGCGCAGATCGTCGTCAACTTCCGTCCGGTGCCGCATCCCATCTTCCCGGGCTCGAATCGTGCCAACCGCCTGGTGATCAAGCTGCAACCCGAAGACGGGCTGGAGCTGCAGTTGCTGGCGGCCAAGGGCGGTGCGCATGGCGAGGCGCTTTCGCCGGTCTCGCTGGACCTGGATTTCGACAAGGCCTTCGCCGCGAACCGCGTCGGCGCCTACGAACGCCTGCTGCTCGATGCCATCGCCGGCCGCCTGAACCTGTTCGTGCGCAGCGACGAGCAGGAGCAGGCCTGGCGCTGGGTCGAGCCCATCCTGGATGCCTGGAAGCAGGACC
- the zapD gene encoding cell division protein ZapD, with the protein MVLYEYPFNESIRTMLRLEHLFDRLGQLISRETALDHHFALVTIFEIMDVASRADLKSDLLKELERHKAQLNGYRGNPAIAESVLDEVIARIDRAFANLNQLSGKAGHALTTNEWLMSIRSRISIPGGTCEFDLPAYYTWQQFLPARRRNDLMQWTQSLMPLAEALQVLLGLLRDSGAPHKVAAQAGQFQQSLPQGRSYHLLRMRLDPSLGLIPEISGHRLMISIRLMRQDEEGRLKLAQQDASFELTLCA; encoded by the coding sequence TTGGTCTTATACGAATACCCGTTCAACGAAAGCATCCGCACGATGCTGCGTCTGGAACATCTGTTCGATCGCCTGGGGCAGTTGATCTCGCGCGAAACGGCACTGGACCATCACTTCGCCCTGGTCACCATCTTCGAGATCATGGACGTGGCCTCGCGCGCCGACCTGAAGTCCGACCTGCTCAAGGAATTGGAGCGGCACAAGGCCCAGCTCAACGGCTACCGCGGCAACCCGGCGATCGCTGAAAGCGTGCTCGACGAGGTGATCGCCCGCATCGACCGCGCCTTCGCCAATCTGAACCAGCTCTCCGGCAAGGCCGGCCATGCCCTCACCACCAACGAGTGGCTGATGAGCATACGCAGCCGCATCAGCATCCCCGGCGGCACCTGCGAGTTCGATCTGCCGGCCTACTACACCTGGCAGCAGTTCCTGCCGGCGCGTCGCCGCAACGATCTGATGCAATGGACGCAGTCCCTGATGCCGCTGGCCGAGGCCCTGCAGGTGCTGCTGGGCCTGCTGCGCGATTCCGGTGCCCCGCACAAGGTGGCGGCGCAAGCCGGCCAGTTCCAGCAAAGCCTGCCCCAGGGGCGCAGCTACCACCTGCTACGCATGCGCCTCGACCCCAGCCTGGGCCTGATCCCCGAGATCAGCGGCCACCGCCTGATGATCTCGATCCGGCTGATGCGTCAGGACGAGGAGGGCCGCCTCAAGCTCGCCCAGCAGGATGCCAGCTTCGAGCTGACCCTGTGCGCCTGA
- a CDS encoding DNA gyrase inhibitor YacG — MEPKSDKPRIVPCPSCGGDSVFAPSNRWRPFCSERCREHDLGAWASESFRVQAAPPTEDQDLPH, encoded by the coding sequence ATGGAACCGAAGAGCGACAAGCCGCGCATCGTGCCCTGCCCCAGCTGCGGCGGCGACAGCGTCTTTGCGCCCAGCAACCGCTGGCGCCCCTTCTGCAGCGAGCGCTGCCGCGAGCATGACCTGGGTGCCTGGGCCAGCGAATCCTTCCGCGTGCAGGCGGCGCCGCCCACCGAGGATCAGGACCTGCCTCACTAG